The region ACCGTCGGCGCGCCGTCCGCGCCGGTGCAGAAGGTTATGGACGCCTTCCGGGCGGCAAGCGGCAACTAGGGCGCAACATCCATCGGCAGCACCAAGCGAGGCCGTTCCTTCCGGGAACGGCCTCGTTGTTTTGGGGCCATTGGTCTGCCGCAGCCGTGTTGTGGCAGGCAGCTACTCCACCAGGCCGGCCTTTGCCGCAAAAGGGTCCCACGATGGGTCGCGATGGGCATCGTACTCGGTGACGCGTTCGAGCCAAGCGGCAATATCCTTGCCGTACAGACGCGAGATGACCGCCAGGCTCATGTCCATCCCCGCCGAGACGCCGGAAGAAGTGACAACCGTGCCGTCGTCCACCCAGCGCGCTTTTTTGACCCATTTCACCTTGGGTCCCGGCGCGGTCGAAGGGCGAAAGGCCATCTTGTTGGTTGTTGCCGGCCGGTCATCGAGAATACCGGCTGCAGCCAGCAGAGAGGCGCCGTTGCAGACCGACATGACGATTCCGGCCTTCCCCGCCTGCGCCCGCAGCCACTTCATCGTTGCCTGGTCCTTCAGCAGGGGGAACACTCCCAAACCACCCGGCACCACCAGAAAATCAAGCGGCGGTGCATTGTCGTAGCTGAAATCGGCAACGGTTTTCGGCCCTTGGTTCGAGGGAATTTCTCCCCGTTTGGCGGCGATGGTGACCAACCGCACGCCGACCCTTTTCTCCTCGCCACCCCATACCTTGGCCGGCGCATGCTTCAGGGTACCCCACATCTCCATGGGGCCATAGGCATCCAGCATCTCGAAGCCGGGGAAAATGAGCACACCGACGGTTACCTGTTTGGCGGCGGGTGCAGGTTGCCGCTCATACAGCGTTTCCTGCGCCGCCGTCGGCTCGTCCGTCCGGGCCGCGGCGGGCAAAGCCGCGGCAATGAACGCCGACATGATCAACAAGCGTATAACGATACCCTGAAGGCGTATCTGTTTCATCGTATCCTCCATTACAGATTATTCGGTTCCTGACCGGAACCGTTCCCGGTACTGACCGGGGGTGATCCTGAAGAAGCGTACAAAAGCCACCCTGAAGTGTTCTCCAGACTGAAAACCGCACTCCCGGGCGATGGTTCCCAGTGCCTGGTTCGTTTCTTCAAGGCGCTTGACCGCTGCTTCAAGGCGAACCCGTTCGATAAAATGGGCCGGCGTCGTGCCGGTCTCCCGCTTGAAGATGCGGGCGAAATTGCGCAGGCTCATGGAAGCGTGGTCGGCCAGCGCTTCATTGCTCAGGTGGCGCCGATAATTGTCGCGTATCCACTGCATGGTCGGAGCAAGGGAGCCTTCTTCGTGAAATTGGGCCAAAAGGCCGGTGCTGAATTGGGACTGCCCCCCGGGCCGTTTGAAATACAACACCATCAACCGGGCAACATTCAGCGCCAGCGCGCGGCCGAAATCCTCCTCCAGCAGCGCCAGCGCCAGGTCTATTCCCGCCGTTACCCCAGCCGAGGTATAGACGGAGCCGTCCTTGATATGGATGGCATCCTCATGG is a window of Geobacter sp. FeAm09 DNA encoding:
- a CDS encoding GlxA family transcriptional regulator; this translates as MKHQPRTSTAMDTPLLVTMAAYDGAEILDITGPLEVFALANAVHRGNGGEGPLYRVEIAAAAKDAVVVTSSGIRLLADTSWPDRSGADTLLVAGGPAAEQAPEELVNCLRRTAPLARRVGSICTGSFILARAGLLEGRRAATHWASVERLRRLYPHIDVHEDAIHIKDGSVYTSAGVTAGIDLALALLEEDFGRALALNVARLMVLYFKRPGGQSQFSTGLLAQFHEEGSLAPTMQWIRDNYRRHLSNEALADHASMSLRNFARIFKRETGTTPAHFIERVRLEAAVKRLEETNQALGTIARECGFQSGEHFRVAFVRFFRITPGQYRERFRSGTE
- a CDS encoding DJ-1/PfpI family protein; amino-acid sequence: MKQIRLQGIVIRLLIMSAFIAAALPAAARTDEPTAAQETLYERQPAPAAKQVTVGVLIFPGFEMLDAYGPMEMWGTLKHAPAKVWGGEEKRVGVRLVTIAAKRGEIPSNQGPKTVADFSYDNAPPLDFLVVPGGLGVFPLLKDQATMKWLRAQAGKAGIVMSVCNGASLLAAAGILDDRPATTNKMAFRPSTAPGPKVKWVKKARWVDDGTVVTSSGVSAGMDMSLAVISRLYGKDIAAWLERVTEYDAHRDPSWDPFAAKAGLVE